The Amblyraja radiata isolate CabotCenter1 chromosome 26, sAmbRad1.1.pri, whole genome shotgun sequence DNA window TGAGCTAACGATCCAAAAATGTGTTTTCTTCTGCCCGTGAACGGTGCTCTTTCTTTGGCGCTGCCAACTATTTTCTGGAGTCTGGAGCAGTCCCTCCTCGGCAGACGGATCTGCGCGTTAATCACACTTTCCACAGATGGAATGAATGCGAGAGAGGGGCTCGGCTCCAAGTCGAGCAGCCTCCATCCGCTATGTCCCACCCGCACGCAGGGTCGGGAAGAATTTCACACATTattagaaaaaataaataaacaaacgctTCCAGACAAATGCGCCTGACAacggaggggagggagtgagagagagagaggggggagtgagaggggggggggggggggagggagtgagagacagtgaaggggtagaggggaggggaaagtgggggagaggaggggaaagtgggggagaggaggggaaagtgggggagaggaggggaaagtgggggagaggaggggaagggggagaggaggggtgggggggagtgggggaagaggaggggtgtggggggctgTTCGCCGTGTATTGTCTAGGGACACCAAGCGCCCACTCGTCTCCGGTCTCCCAAGTGTTAAAAGGAGGCGTCGTGCGATGTTCCCGCCCCGGCGGCTGCAGGTTATAAGTAAGGCCGGTGTGCGGGCGGCGGGGTCAGCCTCCTCTCCACCCTGCCCGCACCATGCAGCCCTTACGCTGGCTCTGGCTTGTGCCGCTAGTGGCCGCGGCCACGGCCGCCGCTCGCTGCCCGTCCGGCTGCCACTGCCTTGGGGACCTGCTGCACGTCGTGTGCGAGAACAAGGGGCTGAGCAAGGTGCCGCGGGTGAATAGCAAGGTGCGGCTACTGAGCTTGCAACAGAACAACTTCCCGATGCTGCCGGCCGGCGGCTTCAGCACCTTGAAGAGCCTGGTGTCCCTTCACATGCAAGGCTGCCACATCCGAGAGATCCGGGCCGGGGCTTTCCGCCGCCTCAAGAAGCTCGTCTACCTCTACCTGTCCAACAACGAAATCAGCTCCATCCGGCCCGGCGCCTTCCAGGACCTGTCGCAGCTCACCTACCTCTACCTGGACCACAACCGCATCAGCGACCTGTCCAAGGGACTGCTCAGCCCGCTCACCAGCCTCTTCTTGCTGCAACTCAGCCACAACAGGATGGGCCAGATCGGGCCGGGCAGCTTCGCCGGGGCGCGGGAGCTGCGCTGGCTGCATCTCAGCAACAACGGCCTGACCTCCATCGCGCCCGGGGCGCTGGACGACGTGGAGAACCTGGCCACGCTGCACCTGGACGGCAACAAGCTGAGCAGCTACCCGGCGGCGGCACTCAGCAAGCTGCGGGTTGTGGAGGAGCTCCGGCTCGACTCCAACCCCATCCGCACCGTGCCCGTCAACGCCTTCCACTCCTTCGGCAGATACGTCGAGCGCATCTGGCTCACGCACATGCAACTGGAGAAGGTAAGGTGCGGGGCGGCGCAAGGCGACGAGCCGGGCCGGGGATAAGGTGGCCTGGGCGACGTGGATGGGACATCCAGGGCACGGGCGAGGGGGGCAGACCGGCTCTAGGGTGTCATGGGGAGGGACGGACCTCCCGATATACGGTATCGCGGTCGAGAGAATGGGCGCGGGCGAGGGCGACAGGCAGCCTAGTGGCTCGGTGTCGCGGGCGAGCGAGGACTGGCCGCCCGGGGAATGGGCGAGGACTGGCCGCCCCGGGAGTGCGGCGTCCCGGGCTACGAGCCTGGATGGAGAGAGTGAGATGCGCGCGTTACTGACCGGGCAAGGCGGGCCGGAGAGGCTGGAATCCGGGATGGAGATTCCAGCAGCCGGTTAGAGCAACAGACCTTTGTCTCGGGCGGTGACGGCGGTCTCCCACTATCTGTCACCAGCGAGGTGGGACTGTGCTCCTGCCGGCCGGTTGCCGAGCCCGGCTTTCGGTGATGTCAAACTAACTCATTGGAACTTCAACATGTTAAACCCCCTGAGCACAAGGGATGGGAATCTGGTCAAAGGTGTGGGTTTCACCAAGCCGGCCGGGGCCACACACGGTGCCGGGTTTAGGCTGAGTGAGCAGTGTGTGTGGCTTTGTGTCAAGGCGCTAGTACTGACCACAGAACCCAAAcatggggaaaggaggagggggggcgaggagagtAATCCCCGGCTCCTCCAGCCACCCTCGCTCCATGCGTGCGGACAGCGAGGCACCTGCGCTGGGAGCTGGTTACCCCGATGACTGTGGAGTTTGTCGCGGGCCGTCTGTCGGCACTGCGAACTGGACCTGGTCCCATAGGGAACCGGATGAAACCCGTTGAAATGGGAATACTATATTGAAGATGTATTTTACACAGAACATGACGAGACATTTGACAATCAATGATACGACAGCAGCGGTGTGACTGTCACTCCAGGGTAGGAACTCGACCTTTCTGCAGTGACATCCAGCAGGATGGTCCTTCAAGCCAACCAGAACGatgaactctgtgtgtgtgtgtgtgtgtgtttctcctcatctctcaccatggtttaaaaataaactaaacagacaaacaTTTCTATGAACCAAGAGAAGGGTCTTTCAGAAGACTGCAGGGATTAAACTCTTTAAACACAAGACACAAGTACACGTCTATGCAGCTTTGATAGTGTCTACTGGGTTCTTCAACAAATGGGCCATTGACTGCTACGAGCTCCCGAAAGAAAGGCGATATTCAGAGCACGTTTCCATGCAGCGGAGTGTGCACTACCAGGCACAGTCGTGGGGTTTATTGGAAGTGTTTTGGGgtttaatacagtgtggaagctgGACTTGTGTAAATTCTATTTCAGTACTCATTTTCTGGGAACTGGGCGTCACAGGcagggccagcatttattgcccacccCTGACTGCCATTAAAAGGCGGCGGCGGGCGCCTTCctgaacaactacagtccttttgATGAAGGAACTTCCAGGCACTCATGATTTCGACCAATGAAGGTCTGATAATGTATTCCcaaagtcaggatggtgtgtgacttGGTGTGGAACCCTACAGGTGGCGGTGTTCCCGTGTGCCCACTCCTCTACTGCTTCTTGGTTGGGGTAGTGGATCTGAGAGGTGCTGTTGTTGCAACTGGACATAAGTATCGGCAGCCACTGTGCCCAGATGGCGAGAGAATGAACATTTATAGCGGTGGATGGGCTCCTAATCAATTtcgtagataggcacaaaaagctggattaactcagcgggacaggcagcatctctggagggaagggatatGTGACGCTTCGGGTCTTGACCATCTTCAGACCGaccgactcgacccgaaacatcacctctctccagagatgctgcctgtcccgatgagttactccagcattttgtgtctatcttcggtttgaaacggcatctgcagttctttcctacacatttcgtctgctaaTCAATTGATCAGTTGATCAAATGAATCAAGTCAAAACCTATTGGGCATTGctggagctgcactcatccagacAAATAGCGCACATTCCACGACACTCTGGACATGTGCCTTGAAGATTttatagttcagagatacaacgcagaaacggcTCAtctgcccaccgaatccgcaccgacttgcgatctccgcacattaacactatcctacacaatttacaattataccaaaccaattaaccgacgtctttggcgtgtgggaggaaaccgaagatctcggagaaaacccacgaagtcacggggagaacgtgcaaactccgtacagacagcacccgtggtccgaGTCGAACCGATCTGAAAGCGCTGTtagacagcaacactaccgctgcaccacaagaTGGTGAAAGGTCACGGGATGTCAAAAGGAGAGTCACACACCACGTCCAGCCACCAGCCTGCCCCCGTGGCCTCATTGCTGCAACTGAATGACTGAAGTTGCAGTGAATTTGGTCCCGGGCTGGAAATAAAGTAGGTTGGAGAATTTCCCTTGTGTCTTGTAGATTGTCTAACTGGAAGCGAGAATTGGAAAACTCATTGGAAAATTGGAAACTCCTCCCATGATGTCCTGGGACTGGGATGATTGGCCTCCAACAACCACTAGAGTAATTTCCCTTTGATGCCCATTGACTTCAGTTTCACCATGGCTCCCCAATCCCGCACTCAGTCACACACTGTCTTGGTGTTGCATGCAGTCACTCTCACCTCCTCTGGAGTTCGGCTCTTTGGTCCGTGTTTGATCTAAGCTGTGATGAGGTCCAGAGCTGAGCGGTTCAGGTGAAACCCAAACTGGGTGTTGGTGAGCAAGTAATGCCTGGTAGCCTTGTTGATGACATTTTGCTAATAATTGAGATGAGATAGATTGGGTGGAAATTCGTAGGATTagattgtttttctttttttgtaaccAGGACATTCTGGGCAGTTTTCCACACTGTCAGGCAGTTTATGTGCTCAATCTGTATTAAAGTGTTTGGCTTGAGGCACTATTCATTACAGAGCACAGATGTTCTGTAGTATATTCACTTTAGCTCAGGACTGGCTTCTGTGAAGGTGGTGATCTCAGGCTGTGATCTCATAATAAATACTGACTTTGCTAGAAACACCGCCTTCTAAACTACTTGGTCATTGCATGACACAATGAAGTTGAGGTTGATGAATAATTCCAATATCCATTTCTCTGGACTAACACAATGAATTACCTTATCTTGTGACTGGAAGGCAGGTCCTAGTGGGATTCCACGGCTTCAATCACGGCTCAGTCCTCAGTTACATTCATTATAATTGAATGATTTAGATTTGTGGAAGGGCAAGATAAGGCTATTTTACAAAATGGTGTCATTTACTAGTCAGTGAAAAGGAATACTTTAGGCTGCAGGAAGATAAAGACAGTCTAGTCAGTCAGGTAGCAAAGTAAGAAACAATTTCTCACAGACAGAGTGGGCAGGATAGCTCCACCAACCCCAGCAAGTAGCAGGTTGATGTTTTGTGCTACCTGGTCTCAGCCTGGCTGCTGACTTAGCAATCCTGCCGTGCTATGTGTGACATCTGGTACAGCGTGGGTCGGTATCAGTAATCTGTGATTCTAATATGACAGAAAAGCCCAAGTGGGAGACAGCATTAGTAGCTCTAAACCTAATCCTGTTGACACATTTGACGAGGGCACCTGTCCAAGCTGCAGCTGCATTTGCTATGGAACCCTTCCCTAAGTGTGAGCCTTGACAGGAATGTGCAGCAGACACCAGGTACATGTCACTCACACAGTTGATGCACCAGACATACACGCATCAGCAATCTCACATACACAGACATACGTCCATCAAcaatctcccacacacacacacaatcccagTCACCATCACCCCTCACACGCGCAtgcgtacacacacatgcacgaatGCACACACACTTATCCGTCAACACGCTCGgacacatatccacacacacccACTACCGTTACGCACAAACGCCCACACACTCATCCCTCAAATACACATGTTCATCAGTATCCCCTCACCCACACAGCACAGCATCAAACATTCACATGGATCCATTGGCACCCcttcactcagacacacacaccacagaTACACACAACACCCATTACTTCTGTACTTCTGTACAGATTTTGGGGAGCTGGGAAAGGGCAGCTTAATTCATGGGCTATGTCCCTACGATATGAGAGTGAAGCTTTGTACTCAATCTATCCCTTGCACTGTCCCTGTTAAAGGGATGAGCTATTGATGCTGGAGGTCTCATTTGAACAAGGACGCATgctcacatctccttcaaacgagCACCAGTGTCTTTAGGAAATTTCCATGTGTGCAGTCATGGAAAAAACCAGGCTAGTGCCCAGATGAGGATCTAGGTCTAGGATAAACAAGTAGCATCTGACTGCTGCTACAGTGCAGTGAAGAGAGAGCTTTCCAGTCTGGGTCCACAATGTCATCAGTGAGGCAGGCGCCAGTCACAGCCAAGACTGAAAACAGTCGGGAAAATTGTTTGCAGATTTCCAGTGCAAGGTTTGCCAACTGAGGGTGAAGACAGAAAACTACTGAGGTCTTTAGATTAACCCTGTGTGTGCTGAACCTTATTCCATCTGTAAGCAGGCCAGATCCACATGGAACATTCTATTCCCACTTGGGGAATAGTTccagaggtgcaggttgtttgtcCCTGCACAAGGGAACACAGTGGAACTTCTCACTTCCCCGGATTATGGTGATGCGCTGTTCTTTTCTCCCTCTGGCTCAGACATCCAGACTTGCTGGGGCGGGTCACCTTCTGTCTTGGTTCGGATCAGCACAGGCCAGATGGGAAATGGCTTTCTGCTCCACACCAGCTCAGCCCTGCAATTCTTCCCTCAGCTTCTCCATGAATGACATCCATCAGTGAAGAAATGTTGGAATCATGGACAATTTAGGTGGTGCAGCACATTATCAGTGCTTGCCAGCTTTTGGGTGGTGATCAGTACTGGTAATCCAGTGGTCACAGCCCACCATGACAGGCAGTGTAACAGAATCATTCAAGTCTAGCCAGCTGGGATAGGGAAGAATGCAAACTACCAGGTTGCTGTTAATATGTAGCTGATTCCTCCAGGGTCACAATATCAAGAACTCACCTTGTCTGATCCCACGTAACTCTTAGCTTCTCAGCACCCGGAGTACAAGGAAGATCAATTAAAAAGGCCAACTGGGACCCCACTGGGCCTCTTCCACCTCATGGGTCAGCGTAGCAGCTTAACCTTTTGTGCTCAACTTCCACCCGGTCTGCTGACGAACCTCCAGCCTCTCTCGGGGGATTCCAAACCAAACCACTGCACAATGAGTTTTGTTGCAATCATTTATATGTACACAGTGACCATTTGAAGGAGCTCCATCAGTCTTGCTGGTGTTTCTGTGCCACCCGGTTGTGTGAACAGAGAGTAGATACCAGTGTTTGTTCATTGGGAGTGCAGAGGTGAGGCAGAGATGATATGGTTAGAGTTCACTGTGTGGAGGTTCTGCCTTTCTGCTGGAGGCAGCAAATGTGGGAAATGGCACGGGACGGCTGCTGATGCCCGATTGATTGGACTGAGGCGAATAAGAGCAAATTGTTCTGTGTTACGTGGAATGAAGGATCGGGCTAATTTTAGCTTGGCTGTAGCTGCTGGTAAACACGGCCGGTGGACCAGGAAAGGGGCAGCAGGTTGGGATTTGCTGTTTGTTCCACATTCATCTTGCCAGCAGGGCGCAGGGAGCCAGAGGTTGCCTGTAATCCAGAGAGGATGTGGAATAGTCCAATTCAAATTGAATATCTGAATGAGCTTGTTTGTCCATTTTGCCTGCCTTCCTCTCGTGACAGGCCGGACTTTGTTTGGTAGTTGACCACAGTTTGTTGGCAGAAATCTGCAGCGCCCAGTTTGGAGAATCTGGCGTTGACCCATATCTGATAAAGCTTGTGTGTATGTGCACTGTGACAATCAGACTACAGCTCAGGCAGCCCTGAAAAGGCCTTTGTCAGACCATCATTCACTCTGTCATTGATTACCAGCCTTCTCCCACCTCTGTAGATATCAGAGATAGACATCTGGAGTGActcaaagcagcatctctggagaaaaaggataggtgatgttttgtgtcgtgatccttcttcagactgaaactagggggtggggtgaagagctggaggcaagaacAGACCAGGATGAATAAGGGCTGGCAATAATTGAGCTCGGGCAGggtaggcccattgttggttggggaaggtgagatctcaagagggatacaatgtggtgaactatggaactggttaaacgactttgcactttgtgtctatctttggtgtaaagcaacatctgcagttctttgtttctacactctGTACACTGCCTGCCTCCTTTATATTTCTCACTCAGCGACTTTATCTGATAACGTAACACTGTGTTGGACAGGGGGTGAGTGTTGACCACCCCACCACCTCTCTCCACACATTCACTGTTTCTAAATCATTCGTTTCTTGGGGGATCTACATACATTTTCTCCATTCAAATACTGGGACAACCAAAGCCCATGATTCAGGTTCAGCACTGGCCCTGATCCCAAGCCTCAACTCCTCGGCATCTGTCCGTACTGTATCAGGTTGGTTATAATCTTAGTAATTACTCTGCTGCCTGTAACCCCGGCCACTCCCACTGCCTGCAACCCTCGTCACTCCGGGTGCCAGTAacaatagaatcatacagcacggatctgattcccatctacactaaaccCATTTTTTCTTTACACATTTCCTTTCCAATTACCTGACGGATTTGAATATGTATCTGCGTTGCGTGCGACGCGGACCCCCGTGATTCCTGTCACATGGAACCCTCGAATTCCTATTCTCTGGAATCACCTTCACACCCTCCGTTCTCCTCCAGGTGCAGGTTTCTAATGATCACTCTAGCATTTGATGACTATCTTCAGATGCCCAAACTCTTTTCACCTCGTTCTTTCAACTCCCTTTCTTCATTTCAAACTCTCTTGAAAGGCCTTTGCATCTGTTTCCCCTGAGACAGACAAACATAGAGTTTCTACTTCTGTGATTTTTAATTCTCCCAAAGACACAACCAGAGAATGCTGTCATCAAATGGAGGTCAAAATTAATCTGCGGGCTTTTTTGATTTTAAAGCTATTTGATTCAATGAAGACATTGATTTAAGATTATAGGTAAAGTTGTAGAATTAAAACAGGTctcatgttttgtttagttttcagATGGAGCTTTCAATGGCGTCACTGCCCTCTCCGCTCTCCACTTGGATGAAAACAAGTTGCGGTCTCTGCCTCAAAGCCTCACCTTTACCAAAATGAAAAACTTGACCATGTCCGACAACCCGTGGGACTGCACTTGTTCACTGGCTGCTGCCCGAAGGTACAGTACTCCTCCCTTAATTCCAACCCTGATAGTTTACACAATCCAGCCCGGTCCTGTTCTATAGGTTCAGATAAGCAGGCTATCACTGCAGAGCAGGTTAACAACAAGTGTATTCTTAGTCTGATCAATAGCATCACACCCACCGTGCTGTCTTATTGCTCAAGTCTTTGGACTCCCCATTGTCCAAGATTCTCCATGCCATCTGATCCAAGGCTCCTTCCAAATGTTCCTTTAACTCGTAATTTTCAGAAGCAAGCCAGTCTCAAACTTTATAAGTGCCAATGTTATGACAGTAGATGCCACATTACCACCTATTTACATCTGCATAATTATAGCAAGACATCCCTGCTCTCTGACATGAATCCATAGGCCAACGAGTGACATGAGTTCTGAGCCATCAGGtggtgcacaaggacacccaggtctcctttCCCAGTCTGTCTCTATTCAGATAATGACCTGTCTGTTATTACCCCAAAGGTGGGCCACCTCTCGGTTACTCATATCAtattgcacctgccatgcatttgcctactcaTTTGACCAGTCTGAATAAACCTGGAGCCTCTGTGACtttagatacagcgtagaaacaggcccttcagcccaccaagtccacgcccaccagcgattaccccatacactagcactatcctacacattagggcctgtgtacaatttatagaagccaatcaacctacaaacctggagatagacacaaaaagctgaagtaactcagcgggacaggcagcatctctggataggaatgggtgacatttcgggtcgagaccatacaatagacaataggtgcaggagtaggccattcggcccttcgagccagcaccgccattcaatgtgatcatggctgatcatccccaatcagtaccccgttcctgccttctccccatatcccctgactccgctatttttaagagccctatctagctctctcttgaaagaatccagagaacctgcctccactgccctctgaggcagagaattccacagactcaccactctctgtgagaaaaagtgtttcctcgtctctattctaaatggcttactccttattcttaaactgtggcccctggttctggactcccccaacatcggcaacatgtttccagcctctagcatgtccaagccctaaacaatcttatatgtttcaatgagattccctctcatccttctaaactccagagtgtacaagcccagctgcttcattctctcagcatatgacggtcccgccatcccgggaattaaccttgtaaacctacgctgcactccctcaatagcaagaatgtctttcctcaaattcagacccattccttctctccagagatgctgcctgtcccgttgagttactccagctttttgtgtctatcttcggtttaaaccagcatctgcagttccttcctatagaaacctgtacatctttggagtgtgggaggaaactggagcacccggagaaaacccacgccatcacagggagaacgtacaaactctgtacagatagcacccatagtcaggatcgaactcgggtctctgccgctgtaaggtagCGACtataccactgtgccgtccttccTCCTCACAGCTACTACTCCCACCCTGTATTGTGACATCCGCCCAGTAATCAATGCCTGCCCCTTGGAAACAAACATCCATTTATTCCAAATATGCATTGTCCACATTGAGAGTGACAGTCAATACTGCACGGAGCACAAGGGCACGGAAATCATGATGAACTTCAATGAAACAAATGTAAATGCAATTGGGACATAGTGCAGTTCTGAGCACCACAGAATGGTTGTGGGAACTCTGGGGAGGGTATGAGAATTATTCCAAGGAGAGGGAATTGACTGGAGCAATTTGAGTTATTTGCCCTGGAACAGAGGAGGAGGCAAAGGGATCAGATAGAGGTATTTAGAACCAGAAACTGTTCCCATTGGGGAAAAAACTTGGCACAAAAAATGAGGATAAAATTGGCTAAAGGTCTGACATTGAccatgggtgatgtctgtgtgaagttgacatgttctccctgtaactatgtgggttttccctggtgctccagtttcctcccacatcccaagacatGGGGTCGGTGGGTTAACCGGCTGTTGTAATTTGCCCCTGGTGCAGGTGGGAGAACAGGGAGGGGCATGTGGGGCGGTTGGTGCTGCTGTGAAAGGGAAGGCAGGGTAAGTAGATGGGGATTTGATGACTGATGCGGACACAGGGGGCAGTAAGGCCTGTTACCATGTGGTACTGTGCCACAGGGTATATCCCTGGAAGGTACTGCTCTGGAGAGGCTTGGGCGTGGGGGCAGATTAAGTTATAGTGGGCAGATGGGCGCAGGGGAAGGatttgaaaataaataatttatcgGCACATGGGGAGAGGGAAGGTAGTGGATTTAGATGGATTGaacagatgggccaaatggcctccttctgtgctgtGATCTTTCTGTGGTTTGAAATAGTGAAGAATAGTGTACGTTCTCTCTGCAACCATATGGGTTTTCCCCCAGTGTTTCCAGTGAGTTAATTTGTGGTTAGAGGCTAGAGCATTAGGGAGAAAATGGttgtgtagcggtagagctgctggctcacagcgtcagggacatgggttcgatcctgacctcaggtgctttctgtgtggagtttgcacgtactcccagagactgcgtgggttttctccgggtgcttccagTGAATTTCACCGGAGAAGACAGTTGGAGCTTCTGGTTGTGATTAGGGGTCAGAGTACTGGGGCGAACACCCCTTCCCTGCTTTGAAATGGTGCCTTGGGATGTTTCCTATCCATCCAAGGGCGTCAGTGAATGGGCTCTTGTGTATGTGCAGTCCCTAAGTGCAGTCCCCCTCAGGACTGCGTGGAGCTTGTCACCTGAGCTGATGCTGGGCTTCAACCCTGTTCTTACCAAGTGCTGGACAATGATTTAGGTGCAGACTGTACATCTAGGGCAAAGCCCCTATGAAATGGTGACTTGGGATGTGCCCTCTCCATCCGAGGAGCTCTGAGTGAAGAGGCAGCCCTGCCGCCCTCACCCGTGGAGCTGCGAGGAGCGATCACTCTTTAACTGCTGTTGCCTCCCGTCACCAGATGGATGGACACGAGCAGGAACCGCCCTGATGGAACCTGCGCTTCTCCCAGCCAATACCGGGGTCAGGAAATCCAGGAAACCAACGCCTTCCAGGCCTGCAAAGAACGTGCAAAACGTAACCGGATGAAGCCGCTCTGAGCAGGTACGTGGTGGGCGGGCACGGCAGCCACTGGTCTTACAGTGATGCAGGGGTGCTGTAATTTCACCGGGGAAGACAGTTGGAGCTCCTCCATTGGGCAGCACTGGTCAGGGGTCAGAAGGTGATCGATCCTCCTCGTTCCTACCCAGACCTACACCCACAGTCATGCTTGTCCTCCCCATCCTCATCCCCATTGACCACCCAGTGCTCGTTCTACTTTTCATTCTTCATCTTCCTTTCTTACCAGATTCCACCATTTGTCTTCTCCACTTATATCCTTCAGCCTTGGGTACTATCTCCACCCTTCCTTCCCCCATCTGACAATcaatccctcctcacctggatccaacTATCAC harbors:
- the chad gene encoding chondroadherin → MQPLRWLWLVPLVAAATAAARCPSGCHCLGDLLHVVCENKGLSKVPRVNSKVRLLSLQQNNFPMLPAGGFSTLKSLVSLHMQGCHIREIRAGAFRRLKKLVYLYLSNNEISSIRPGAFQDLSQLTYLYLDHNRISDLSKGLLSPLTSLFLLQLSHNRMGQIGPGSFAGARELRWLHLSNNGLTSIAPGALDDVENLATLHLDGNKLSSYPAAALSKLRVVEELRLDSNPIRTVPVNAFHSFGRYVERIWLTHMQLEKFSDGAFNGVTALSALHLDENKLRSLPQSLTFTKMKNLTMSDNPWDCTCSLAAARRWMDTSRNRPDGTCASPSQYRGQEIQETNAFQACKERAKRNRMKPL